From a single Paenibacillus sp. FSL R5-0345 genomic region:
- a CDS encoding GtrA family protein, translating to MSDKNLRAAFIQFLKFNAVGLVNTLIDFVIFTLLNSLGMVYALAQVISYSAGTANSFILNKKVTFKDHNRGSKEGFDKAQLLKFIILNLVVLGISLLLMHLLTDKLGIQVLISKVLVTFVTVIINFFGSRKWVF from the coding sequence ATGTCAGATAAGAACTTACGCGCTGCATTTATACAGTTTCTTAAATTTAATGCCGTAGGTTTGGTGAATACCCTAATTGATTTCGTAATCTTCACATTACTGAACTCACTTGGAATGGTATATGCGTTGGCACAGGTGATTTCTTATAGTGCAGGGACAGCGAACAGCTTTATTTTGAATAAAAAAGTTACCTTCAAGGATCACAATCGTGGCAGTAAAGAGGGCTTTGATAAGGCTCAGTTGCTGAAGTTTATCATACTGAATCTGGTAGTGCTCGGAATATCGCTGTTGCTAATGCATCTGTTGACTGACAAACTAGGCATTCAAGTGTTGATCTCTAAGGTATTAGTAACGTTTGTGACGGTGATCATTAACTTCTTCGGAAGTCGTAAATGGGTATTCTAA
- a CDS encoding transglutaminase-like domain-containing protein: MKKVYFMMVALFVLITSVPVSTAQAASADSNWLNTSKLAQGVIGINYDIPKDKRVKLMITKDNSSYTYNLYASGQAEDFPLQQGNGTYKVSVLENTTGNKYKALYSEVVDLTMNDSNSVYLGSVQNVKWSSSDKAIVKAKELTKGKTTDEEKVKAIYNYVVANVQYDYSLANNVTTDYIPNINNTLNTKKGICYDYASLFAAMLRSVDVPAKLVMGNTSYVTQYHAWNEVLMDGKWVTIDTTVDASAAKSKKNTDFIKASSKYTAAKYY, from the coding sequence GTGAAAAAGGTTTATTTTATGATGGTGGCGCTGTTCGTGCTGATTACTTCGGTTCCAGTAAGCACAGCTCAAGCTGCAAGCGCAGATTCAAACTGGTTGAATACATCCAAATTGGCTCAAGGTGTAATCGGTATTAACTACGATATTCCAAAAGATAAAAGAGTTAAGCTGATGATCACAAAAGATAACAGTAGCTATACATACAATTTATATGCTTCTGGACAAGCTGAGGACTTCCCTTTGCAACAAGGGAATGGGACTTATAAAGTTTCTGTTCTTGAGAATACAACGGGTAATAAATATAAGGCTCTCTATTCTGAAGTAGTAGATTTAACTATGAACGACTCAAATTCCGTATATTTGGGCTCCGTACAGAATGTGAAATGGAGTTCTTCTGATAAAGCAATCGTTAAGGCTAAAGAGCTTACAAAAGGTAAAACAACAGATGAAGAGAAAGTTAAAGCAATCTATAACTATGTAGTTGCTAATGTGCAATATGATTATTCTCTTGCTAATAATGTAACAACAGATTACATTCCGAACATTAACAACACTTTGAATACTAAAAAGGGAATCTGCTATGACTATGCTTCTCTTTTTGCCGCAATGCTGCGTAGTGTAGATGTGCCTGCTAAATTGGTGATGGGGAATACTAGCTACGTTACGCAATACCATGCATGGAATGAAGTATTGATGGATGGGAAATGGGTTACTATTGATACCACGGTAGATGCATCGGCAGCGAAGAGTAAGAAGAATACGGATTTTATTAAGGCTTCAAGTAAGTATACTGCAGCAAAATACTATTAA
- a CDS encoding class D sortase — translation MRKFSYVLILAGILIMLYPKANEWYNDWQQEKLLETAELSTIESTPPPDLKSRYAEVTQLLAEESVLDAQAQPQETEKPEPEIEVGGKVIALIEIAKIDLKLPVLEGATKANMKHAAAHMKETAPLGEIGNAAIAAHRARTTGRLFNRLNEVVVGDVITVKTSDQVYNYEVYDISVVLPSDVSVLDGNNKDKILTLITCDPLVDPTHRLIVHAKLT, via the coding sequence ATGCGTAAATTCTCGTATGTGCTCATACTGGCTGGGATCCTTATCATGCTCTATCCAAAAGCTAACGAATGGTATAACGACTGGCAGCAGGAGAAGCTATTAGAAACGGCTGAACTGAGCACCATCGAAAGCACTCCACCACCTGATCTGAAGAGTAGATATGCCGAGGTCACTCAGCTACTAGCAGAGGAATCCGTTCTAGATGCACAGGCACAGCCTCAAGAAACAGAAAAGCCAGAACCGGAGATTGAAGTGGGCGGCAAAGTTATCGCATTAATAGAGATTGCTAAGATTGATCTGAAGCTGCCAGTATTAGAAGGAGCAACAAAAGCAAATATGAAGCATGCTGCGGCCCATATGAAAGAAACGGCCCCGCTTGGAGAAATCGGGAACGCCGCAATAGCTGCTCATAGAGCTAGAACTACGGGCAGATTGTTTAACAGATTGAATGAAGTTGTGGTTGGGGATGTAATCACGGTAAAAACGAGCGATCAGGTATATAATTACGAGGTTTATGATATTTCTGTTGTACTTCCCAGTGATGTGTCTGTTCTTGACGGGAATAACAAGGATAAGATTCTTACTCTAATTACGTGTGACCCACTAGTAGATCCTACACATCGTTTGATTGTTCATGCTAAGCTTACCTAA
- a CDS encoding phospholipid carrier-dependent glycosyltransferase, with protein sequence MKFKRIDWICILAITAVYAAIALYNLGSTKSPETLWEPAASGESFYVDLGQSKQLERVNIFGGVGTGKFKLEFSETPDVWSNPLDVNEDVGNVFIWKSQPLNVAARYVKFTVTSPGFTLNEMAFYEQGGERVPLPIAGVTPDANAVAKRGEPANLFDEQSIIPEYSNFMNSTYFDEIYHARTAYEYTHGIVPYENTHPPLGKLLIAVGMELFGVNPFGWRIIGTLFGIAMLPLIYVMALRLFKKSKYAALAAGLFALDFMHFTQTRISTIDVYGVFFIMLMFYFMQRYYTMNFFRQPLRKTLIPLFWSGLFFGIGVASKWIVLYGGAGLAIMLAISLFERYREYQASGRLLAEGKIKDKELLGTCREAVNSFWKNTIITLASCVAFFVIIPVIIYSLSFVPGLSASAEGFTIKGLIDSQKNMYNYHSQLVATHPFASSWWQWPFMKRPVWFFSGSEGLPEGQVSSIVTMGNPLIWWTGIFAMLATLWITLKRKDKNLYMIWIAFFSQYVPWMLVPRETFIYHYFAMVPFMILGIVYIMKLLDSKFPEARYVRYAYVAVALLLFVAFYPVLSGMQVSGDYVKNMLRWFPSWVF encoded by the coding sequence ATGAAGTTTAAGCGTATAGATTGGATATGTATACTTGCTATTACTGCCGTTTACGCGGCGATTGCTTTATACAATCTTGGATCTACTAAATCTCCGGAAACATTGTGGGAGCCGGCTGCTAGCGGTGAAAGCTTCTATGTAGATCTAGGGCAGAGTAAACAATTGGAACGTGTGAATATATTCGGTGGCGTAGGTACCGGTAAGTTTAAGCTTGAGTTCAGTGAAACTCCTGATGTCTGGAGCAATCCTCTAGATGTAAATGAGGACGTTGGAAATGTCTTCATCTGGAAAAGCCAACCTCTGAACGTTGCAGCAAGATACGTGAAGTTTACCGTCACCTCTCCGGGCTTCACTTTAAATGAAATGGCCTTTTATGAGCAGGGGGGAGAAAGAGTCCCTCTTCCCATTGCTGGTGTAACACCGGATGCTAATGCAGTCGCTAAAAGAGGAGAGCCTGCCAATCTTTTTGATGAGCAGTCAATCATCCCAGAATATTCAAACTTTATGAACAGCACTTATTTTGACGAGATCTACCATGCACGGACAGCTTATGAATATACACATGGGATTGTGCCTTACGAAAACACGCATCCACCACTCGGCAAACTGTTGATCGCAGTAGGGATGGAATTGTTCGGAGTCAATCCATTCGGTTGGCGTATTATTGGAACATTGTTCGGGATTGCCATGCTGCCTCTCATTTATGTGATGGCACTGCGTCTGTTTAAAAAGAGTAAATACGCAGCACTTGCGGCAGGATTGTTCGCACTGGACTTCATGCATTTCACGCAAACAAGAATCTCTACGATCGATGTATACGGAGTATTCTTCATCATGCTGATGTTTTATTTCATGCAGCGGTATTACACTATGAATTTCTTCAGGCAACCTTTAAGAAAAACTTTGATTCCGTTATTCTGGTCAGGTTTATTCTTCGGAATTGGTGTCGCCTCCAAGTGGATTGTACTGTACGGAGGAGCCGGGCTGGCGATTATGCTAGCTATCTCTCTTTTCGAGCGTTACAGAGAATACCAAGCTTCGGGGAGGTTGCTCGCGGAAGGGAAGATCAAAGACAAGGAACTGTTAGGTACCTGTCGTGAAGCTGTAAATTCGTTCTGGAAGAATACCATCATTACTTTAGCTAGTTGTGTTGCGTTCTTTGTAATCATTCCGGTCATTATTTATAGTTTATCTTTTGTTCCGGGTTTATCTGCATCAGCAGAGGGCTTTACTATTAAAGGTTTGATTGATTCTCAAAAGAATATGTACAACTACCACAGTCAGCTTGTAGCTACACATCCTTTTGCATCCTCCTGGTGGCAATGGCCATTTATGAAGAGACCTGTCTGGTTCTTCAGTGGCAGTGAAGGATTGCCGGAAGGTCAGGTCAGCAGTATAGTGACTATGGGGAATCCGCTTATCTGGTGGACGGGTATTTTTGCAATGCTAGCAACGCTGTGGATTACGCTGAAACGCAAAGATAAAAACCTGTATATGATCTGGATCGCCTTTTTCTCACAATATGTTCCGTGGATGCTTGTCCCGAGAGAAACCTTTATCTACCATTATTTTGCTATGGTACCTTTTATGATTCTTGGTATTGTATATATAATGAAGTTACTAGATAGTAAATTTCCTGAGGCTCGTTACGTTCGTTATGCTTATGTGGCTGTTGCGTTACTGCTCTTTGTCGCGTTCTACCCAGTCCTATCAGGGATGCAGGTTAGCGGTGATTACGTGAAGAACATGCTGCGTTGGTTCCCTTCTTGGGTTTTCTAA
- a CDS encoding glycosyltransferase family 2 protein has protein sequence MKARYSVIVPMFNEEQVISVTYERLKKVMDECGDTYELVFVNDGSRDRSAQMIREISDRDECVKLIDFSRNFGHQVAITAGMDYAEGQAVVVIDADLQDPPEVILQMIEKWKEGYDVVYAKRLKRRGETMFKKVTAKLFYRLLSSMTSVDIPTDTGDFRLIDRKVCDVLRGLKEKNRYVRGLVSWVGFKQTMVEYEREERYAGETKYPLKKMIRFALDGITSFSHKPLKIATYVGFFLSFSSFLYLFFVLFQRIFFTSWTVPGWASIVGVNLLFNGIVLMLLGVIGEYIGRIYDESKDRPLYIVSETKGYPNEEQVDRRKDYNNVR, from the coding sequence GTGAAAGCCAGATATAGTGTAATTGTACCCATGTTCAATGAGGAGCAAGTAATTAGCGTTACTTACGAACGTTTGAAAAAAGTAATGGACGAATGCGGCGATACTTATGAGCTAGTCTTCGTTAATGACGGAAGTCGTGATCGTTCGGCCCAGATGATTCGGGAGATCAGTGATCGAGATGAATGCGTCAAGCTAATTGACTTCTCGCGTAATTTCGGACATCAGGTAGCGATTACAGCTGGCATGGACTATGCTGAAGGTCAAGCGGTCGTTGTTATTGACGCTGACCTTCAAGATCCGCCTGAGGTCATTTTGCAAATGATCGAGAAGTGGAAAGAGGGCTATGATGTTGTGTATGCGAAGCGGCTGAAGCGCCGTGGGGAGACGATGTTCAAGAAGGTAACGGCGAAGCTGTTTTATCGGCTGCTCAGCAGCATGACAAGTGTGGACATTCCTACGGATACAGGCGATTTCCGTCTTATTGATCGTAAAGTATGTGATGTCTTACGGGGGCTCAAGGAAAAAAATCGGTATGTCAGAGGTTTGGTAAGCTGGGTCGGCTTTAAGCAGACGATGGTGGAGTATGAGCGGGAAGAGCGTTATGCAGGTGAAACCAAGTATCCGCTCAAGAAAATGATTCGTTTTGCGCTAGATGGTATCACTTCCTTTTCCCATAAACCACTTAAAATTGCTACGTATGTTGGATTTTTTCTATCCTTTTCTAGCTTTCTCTATTTATTCTTCGTCTTATTTCAAAGAATCTTCTTCACATCATGGACGGTTCCAGGTTGGGCTTCCATTGTAGGCGTCAATTTGCTCTTTAATGGTATCGTTCTGATGCTGTTAGGTGTAATTGGAGAATATATCGGACGGATTTATGACGAGTCTAAGGATAGACCGCTATATATTGTAAGTGAGACTAAAGGATATCCTAACGAGGAACAAGTGGATCGCCGGAAGGACTACAATAATGTCAGATAA